A genomic window from Candidatus Nitrosotenuis uzonensis includes:
- a CDS encoding twitching motility protein PilT, with product MQAQLVEVICDTSFLIHLANNRIKNLSSIDAEIGSIQFVVPDTVLAELAKLAQNQEKKSAAEATLSYIKTFKTVKLGGRFADAEFVSYIKKHGGIVATMDKELKSKLKKSGGSVISISNNKIVLE from the coding sequence GTGCAGGCACAGTTGGTTGAGGTAATATGCGATACCAGCTTTCTAATTCATCTAGCTAATAACAGAATAAAGAACCTATCATCAATTGATGCTGAGATAGGCAGCATTCAGTTTGTAGTGCCTGACACGGTACTTGCAGAGCTGGCCAAGCTTGCACAAAATCAGGAAAAAAAATCGGCCGCAGAAGCTACGCTCTCCTACATAAAGACATTCAAGACAGTCAAGCTTGGCGGAAGATTTGCGGATGCGGAATTTGTCTCATATATAAAAAAGCATGGTGGCATAGTGGCCACGATGGACAAGGAGCTCAAATCAAAATTAAAAAAATCTGGAGGCTCGGTGATCTCTATCTCAAATAACAAGATAGTCCTAGAGTAA
- a CDS encoding YbhB/YbcL family Raf kinase inhibitor-like protein, whose product MILQSPAFEDGKEIPKKYGYKNGNASPPLKIRDVPEGTKSLVLIMDDPDAMGAVGKLWVHWIVWNIDPNTADIAESTVPSGAVLGMTDFGQIGYGGPAPPDKRHTYIFKLYALNSRLSLPSGATKKQVEEAMQNHIIAQTSLCGTFAP is encoded by the coding sequence TTGATTTTACAAAGCCCTGCATTTGAGGATGGAAAAGAAATCCCAAAAAAATACGGATACAAAAACGGTAATGCCAGTCCACCCCTCAAGATAAGGGACGTTCCAGAAGGAACAAAATCACTTGTTCTTATAATGGACGATCCTGATGCAATGGGCGCAGTAGGCAAATTATGGGTTCACTGGATAGTCTGGAACATCGATCCAAACACTGCAGATATAGCAGAATCTACAGTTCCAAGTGGCGCAGTACTTGGGATGACAGACTTTGGCCAGATAGGATATGGCGGGCCTGCACCACCTGACAAAAGGCACACATACATCTTCAAATTATACGCACTGAATTCTAGGTTATCTCTTCCAAGTGGAGCTACAAAAAAGCAAGTTGAGGAAGCGATGCAAAATCACATCATTGCGCAAACTTCACTATGTGGGACGTTTGCACCATAG
- a CDS encoding peptidylprolyl isomerase, whose translation MLSNKTLFKIGNFEFSLHHLLIIGVLSLSFSISAMIRSQAADYGFQLNEFDPFFNYRATKFIVENGLAEYSTWHDDMSWYPVGRDISATSQVMLHITAAITYQIFAGGSDLYGFTIVFPVVFGSLTAIIIFALVRVIGGTTAGLFAALLYSVSLPVITRGTIGWFKSEPLGLFYGLLALYLFLSGLKSTSKRIAAVKLIGGGIFLGFSFSAWGGSEFLLLPIGMYIMTLPFLRKDGKFLAWAMPLFLLGTVIATMPFERPGLDLFTKPNGLILIGSTAFVVACSFIQKLNPQKQNRNSALLLIAIIIAGIAILSSGVLNMPSFRYLNAVNPFLTTIDPLVDSVAEHATTSIFQSFLFHSVIMIFGGIGSWLIFRNILNVDNQRRDVHAFALIFGLLGAYISSAFVRLELFSSLGLIILSSVGLAILTKEMFRPERQQNKKIIRGHPKTLKISYSVIITILLIMPLMIPVGTNWVSGAKAPPTILNGGSNYNVATTDWLDAMNWIKNNTPKDAVIAAWWDYGYWITTLGERTSLADNATLSTERIQQLARILLSSPDEAWNLLQQMDADYILIYVAAQRINNEEPPLFLVQGGGDESKKQWFMRIGGYDETRYLYSDGLSATPEFWNETLLGRLIPFTTLAYVDIPNQRQADSYLPGFTPVYSDDIKFPEDSTGPFKLAYISSSFLRSNSGPINGVLIYEVNKNYVPDNHVPPTTQQQGEPEKTSELKTQTATISTPHGNIVIALKPDVAPNTVANFVKLANSNFYDGTLFHRIIADFMIQGGDPNTKSEPPQTWGTGGPGYSINAELSNIKHTKYIVSMARGSDINSAGSQFFIMVGDAPWLDGKYTVFGEVIEGKDVVDKIAALQTNPKDQPMDTESARIISIRVN comes from the coding sequence TTGCTTTCTAACAAAACCCTATTCAAGATAGGAAATTTCGAGTTCTCACTACATCATCTGTTGATAATAGGCGTACTTTCTCTCTCATTTAGCATATCTGCCATGATAAGGTCGCAAGCAGCAGATTATGGATTCCAGCTAAACGAGTTTGATCCGTTCTTCAACTATAGGGCAACCAAATTCATCGTAGAGAACGGCCTTGCAGAATATTCTACATGGCATGATGACATGAGCTGGTATCCAGTAGGGAGAGATATCTCTGCTACTTCTCAAGTCATGTTGCACATCACAGCAGCCATCACTTATCAGATATTTGCAGGAGGCTCGGATCTGTATGGATTTACAATAGTTTTTCCGGTTGTATTTGGCTCGCTTACAGCTATAATCATATTTGCGCTGGTCAGAGTAATAGGTGGAACAACAGCGGGTCTCTTTGCGGCACTGCTCTACTCAGTATCCCTACCTGTAATTACAAGAGGCACGATTGGATGGTTCAAATCCGAACCATTAGGACTGTTTTATGGTCTTTTGGCATTGTATCTTTTTCTTAGCGGCCTCAAATCCACATCAAAGCGTATAGCTGCAGTAAAGCTAATTGGAGGAGGAATATTCCTTGGATTTTCTTTCTCCGCTTGGGGAGGCAGCGAGTTTCTTTTATTGCCAATAGGCATGTACATAATGACACTTCCATTTCTAAGAAAGGATGGCAAATTCCTCGCATGGGCGATGCCTCTTTTTCTGCTAGGTACAGTAATTGCAACTATGCCATTTGAAAGACCTGGACTGGATCTATTTACAAAGCCAAACGGACTCATACTTATAGGGTCCACCGCTTTTGTTGTGGCGTGTTCATTCATTCAAAAACTTAATCCGCAGAAACAAAATCGAAACTCTGCTTTACTTCTGATTGCCATAATTATTGCAGGAATTGCAATACTCTCATCCGGGGTTCTTAATATGCCAAGCTTCAGATATCTGAATGCTGTAAATCCGTTTTTAACAACAATTGATCCATTAGTTGACTCTGTGGCAGAACATGCTACCACATCAATATTCCAATCATTTTTGTTCCATTCAGTGATTATGATTTTTGGAGGAATTGGGTCTTGGCTTATCTTTAGGAATATTCTAAATGTAGATAATCAAAGACGAGACGTCCATGCATTTGCATTGATCTTTGGCTTACTGGGCGCCTACATAAGCTCTGCATTTGTAAGACTGGAGCTTTTTTCATCATTGGGTCTTATAATACTCAGTTCTGTAGGACTAGCAATACTTACAAAAGAAATGTTTAGACCGGAAAGACAGCAAAATAAAAAAATAATACGTGGCCATCCCAAAACACTCAAAATATCATATTCAGTGATAATCACGATCTTGCTTATTATGCCACTAATGATACCTGTTGGAACCAACTGGGTTAGCGGTGCAAAAGCTCCACCTACAATTCTAAATGGTGGAAGCAATTACAATGTTGCCACAACCGATTGGCTTGACGCAATGAATTGGATTAAAAATAATACTCCTAAAGATGCTGTGATTGCTGCTTGGTGGGACTATGGTTACTGGATTACCACGTTGGGGGAAAGAACATCTCTTGCCGACAATGCAACTTTGAGTACGGAGAGAATACAACAACTAGCAAGAATACTTTTAAGCTCACCTGATGAAGCTTGGAATCTTTTACAACAGATGGATGCAGATTACATTCTGATTTATGTTGCAGCCCAGCGCATAAACAACGAAGAGCCACCGCTTTTCCTTGTACAAGGGGGAGGCGATGAAAGTAAAAAACAGTGGTTTATGCGAATTGGAGGATACGATGAGACAAGATACCTATACAGTGACGGTCTTAGTGCTACGCCTGAATTCTGGAACGAAACATTGCTAGGCAGGCTAATACCGTTCACAACACTTGCATACGTTGACATTCCAAACCAAAGACAAGCTGATTCGTATCTCCCAGGTTTTACGCCAGTTTATTCTGATGATATAAAATTTCCAGAAGATTCAACAGGACCGTTCAAATTAGCATACATTTCAAGTAGCTTTTTACGAAGTAATTCTGGGCCCATCAATGGCGTTCTGATTTATGAAGTAAACAAGAATTACGTTCCAGATAATCATGTGCCTCCCACCACACAACAACAAGGCGAGCCTGAAAAAACATCTGAACTCAAAACACAGACTGCCACAATTTCAACGCCCCATGGCAATATAGTAATAGCGTTAAAGCCTGATGTGGCTCCAAACACAGTTGCAAACTTTGTAAAGCTTGCAAACTCGAACTTTTATGATGGAACACTATTCCATAGGATAATAGCCGATTTCATGATTCAGGGAGGAGATCCTAACACAAAGTCAGAACCGCCACAGACTTGGGGTACGGGAGGACCAGGATACTCTATAAATGCGGAGCTAAGTAACATAAAGCACACAAAGTACATAGTATCTATGGCGCGCGGCTCTGACATTAACAGCGCCGGATCTCAATTCTTCATAATGGTTGGCGACGCACCATGGCTTGATGGCAAGTACACAGTGTTCGGCGAAGTAATAGAAGGCAAAGATGTTGTGGACAAGATTGCGGCCCTTCAGACTAACCCCAAGGATCAGCCTATGGACACTGAAAGCGCAAGAATAATC